One genomic window of Carassius auratus strain Wakin unplaced genomic scaffold, ASM336829v1 scaf_tig00026882, whole genome shotgun sequence includes the following:
- the LOC113078859 gene encoding NACHT, LRR and PYD domains-containing protein 3-like has protein sequence MSEERGKDSLSEMSVSVKQSVRSGSHVSSSVSVKSDRIKGDGPNIRGEKTSPSKSVRSGSHVLSSVSVKSDHSKGDRPNFSEKTPCNTSVRSGSNVFSFVSMKSDHSKGDRPNFSEKTPSPSKSNKGHKSTVNIGEEITRWEALKAQKGLKSDVELATFLLNRVQFEKLDSNYKNYRNRKNFSENLLCIFKDLENKIIVFIKKELEKFKKILRGERTQYFVQDFTEEMHDIKEAALDITLFFLNDMKQYEAADALQDELVLVQQQPLKSNLKKKYQSVSEGIAKRGDSKLLKNIYTDLYMTLSVSKNEVGQVQTADRRHESKEIPVECKNLFEAIVQDKEIRTVLTKGVAGIGKSITVQKFILDWADGKENKDITFIFPLAFREMNLKEKETQSLTSLLHQFFPEIKKLNLARNDKFKLLFILDGLDECRLPLNFEGNETCRDVTSQVSLDVLLTNLIKGNLLPSALIWITTRPAAAIKIPPECVDRVTEVQGFNDAQKEEYFRKRFTDGDLASEIIDNVRQSKTLFIMCHIPVFCWITATVLQNILEEKKNNDVKNDQADDSKTLQKYTEDTPKTLTQMYTHFLRFQMLQSRQKYDGQYTPDVSWDKDAILSLGKLAFHQLQRNNLLFYDTDLEACGIDVSKASVYSGMCTQIFKEERGIILGTTFCFVHLSIQEFIAALYAHLFLDICKKSVFNQHESTEQENKNETMIDLLKTAVDKALESETGHLDLFLRFLLGLSLHTNRPLLRGLLTQQDNNDENYKEIVQYIKDKLEDKKMSPERSINLFYCLNELNDQTLVKEIQTQLREGSLSSADLSPAQWSAVAFVLLTSEEEMEEFELQKFKKSDESLFRLLEVVKISKRALLNDCNLTDESCSNLAKALGSDNNLIEMNMTKNNLQDSGVKQLCIGLENIMSARPLQQSLECKYFDKLFISRLSNCDLTEESCSALASVLSSDSSSLRDLDLSNNDLKDSGIKLLSDGLKENCNLKKLRLSNCSVTEEGYKALASALRSNPSHLIELDLTGNDPGQSGVKELSDLLQDPNCQLKTLRFLSPDADEACLYVTGIVGKNPLLLRELNLSEHKLGDTQVNQISALLQDKHCKLNTLILCGCSITEEQCHILASALKSNSSHLRELDLSGNKIKNTGVNHFCDILKDLHCKLEKLSLNDCGITDVACLAQSLTNTKALQFLKELDLSNNNIGVSKEQLRDLLRDSNCKLEVN, from the exons ATGTCAGAGGAGCGAGGAAAGGACTCTCTGTCTGAGATGAGCGTCTCAGtgaaacagag tgtaagatcaggctcacatgtgtccagttctgtgtctgtgaagagtgaccgaATAAAAGGAGACGGACCGAACATTAGAGGGGAAAAAACATCACCTTCAAAaag tgtaagatcaggttCACATGTGctcagctctgtgtctgtgaagagtgaccatTCAAAGGGTGACAGACCAAACTTCAGTGAGAAAACACCATGTAACACGAG tgtaagatcaggctcAAATGTATTCAGCtttgtgtctatgaagagtgacCATTCAAAGGGAGATAGACCAAACTTCAGTGAGAAAACACCATCACCTTCCAAAAG TAACAAAGGACATAAGTCCACAGTAAATATTGGTGAAGAAATTACACGGTGGGAAGCTCTGAAAGCACAGAAGGGATTGAAGAGTGATGTGGAACTGGCAACTTTTCTTCTCAACAg GGTTCAGTTTGAGAAATTGGACTCAAACTACAAGAATTACCGCAACCGCAAGAATTTCAGTGAAAATCTCCTCTGCATCTTCAAG GATCTTGAGaacaaaataattgtgtttataaaaaaggagctggaaaagtttaagaaaatattaagagGAGAGAGAACACAGTACTTTGTGCAGGACTTCACAGAGGAGATGCATGATAtcaaagaagcagctcttgataTCACACTCTTCTTTCTGAATGATATGAAGCAATATGAGGCTGCAGATGCTCTACAAG ATGAGCTGGTCCTCGTTCAACAGCAACCACTAAAATCAAACCTGAAGAAGAAATATCAATCTGTAtctgaaggaattgcaaagcGTGGTGACTCCAAgcttctgaagaacatctacacagatctctacATGACTCTGAGTGTTAGTAAAAATGAAGTAGGACAAGTTCAGACTGCTGATAGGCGACATGAATCAAAAGAGATTCCAGTTGAATGCAAAAATTTGTTTGAAGCAATTGTACAAGACAAGgagatcagaactgtactgacaaaaggagttgctggcatcggaaaatcCATCACTGTGCAAAAGTTCATTCTGGATTGGGCTGACGGTAAAGAAAATAAGGACATTACTTTCATATTTCCTCTTGcatttagagagatgaacttaaaggagAAAGAAACACAAAGCTTGACAAGTCTTTTACATCAGTTTTTTCCAgagataaaaaaactaaaccttgcaaGAAATGATAAATTTAAATTACTGTTCATCCTTGATGGTTTGGATGAATGTCGTCTTCCTCTAAACTTTGAGGGTAATGAGACTTGTCGTGATGTAACATCACAagtctctctggatgttctcctgacaAACCTgatcaagggaaatctgcttccttctgctctcatctggatcaccaccaGACCAGCTGCTGCCATTAAAATTCCTCCAGAATGTGTTGACCGCGTGACAGAAGTACAAGGATTCAATGATGCccaaaaggaggagtacttcagaaaaagattcacaGATGGGGATCTGGCCAGTGAAATTATTGATAATGTTAGACAATCAAAGACTCTttttatcatgtgccacatcccagtcttctgttGGATTacagccactgttctccagaacattttagaggagaaaaaaaataatgatgtgaAAAACGATCAGGCTGATGActccaaaacactgcagaaaTATACTGAAGACACTCCCAAGACTCTGACACAGATGTACACACACTTTCTCCGCTTTCAGATGCTGCAGAGCAGACAAAAGTATGATGGACAATAcacaccagatgtttcctgggataaagacGCCATCCTTTCACTAGGGAAACTGGCATTTCACCAGCTGCAGAGAAACAATCTGCTCTTTTATGACACGgatctggaagcctgtggtattgacgtcTCTAAAGCATCTGTGTattcaggcatgtgtacccagatctttaaggaggaaagaGGAATCATTCTTGGTACTACTTTCTGCTTtgttcacttgagcattcaagagtttattgcagccctttatgcacatctgtttctagacatcTGCAAGAAAAGTGTGTTTAATCAACATGAATCTAcagaacaagaaaacaaaaatgaaaccatgattgatttgctcaagactgcagtggacaaggcacttGAGAGTGAAactggacacctggatcttttccTTCGCTTTCTTCTTGGCCTGTCACTCCACACCAATCGTCCTCTCTTACGAGGTCTGTTGACACAGCAAGACAACAATGACGAGAACTACaaggaaatagttcagtacatcaaggATAAATTAGAAGATAAGAAgatgtctccagagagatccatcaatctgttctactgtctgaatgaactgaatgatcAAACTCTGGTGAAAGAGATTCAGACTCAGCTTAGAGAAGGAAGTCTTTCATCTGCTGATCTTTCTCCTGCTCAGTGGTCTGCTGTGGCCTTCGTTTTGTTGACATCAGAGGAAGAgatggaggagtttgagcttcagaaattcaagaaatcagatgAGAGTCTCTTTAGGCTACTGGAAGTTGTGAAAATCtccaaaagagctct GCTAAATGATTGTAATTTAACAGATGAGAGCTGTTCTAATTTGGCTAAAGCTCTTGGATCAGATAACAATCTGATAGAGATGAATATGACCAAAAATAATCTACAGGATTCGGGAGTAAAGCAGCTCTGCATTGGACTGGAGAATATTATGT CTGCACGACCACTACAGCAAAGTTTAGAATGTAAATACTTTGACAAACTGTTTATTTCCAGGCTCAGTAACTGTGATCTAACAGAGGAAAGCTGTTCAGCTCTTGCTTCAGTTCTCAGTTCAGACTCCAGCAGTCTGAGGGATCTTGATCTGAGCAATAATGATCTGAAGGATTCAGGCATAAAGCTGCTCTCTGATGGACTGAAAGAGAACTGTAATTTGAAGAAACTCAG ACTCTCAAACTGCAGCGTcacagaagaaggttataaagctctggcttcagctctgagatcaaacccttcacacctgatagagctggatctcacaggaaatgatcctggacaatcaggagtgaaggagctcagtgatttactacaggatccaaactgtcaactgaagacactgag GTTTTTGAGTCCTGATGCAGATGAAGCCTGTCtatatgtgactggaattgtgggtaaaaacccgttactcctgagagaactgaatctgagtgaaCATAAACTAGGAGACACACaagtgaatcagatctctgctctactgcaggataaacactgtaaactcaacacactgat tctatgtggatgcagtattacagaggaacagtgtcacattctggcttcagctctgaaatcaaactcatcacacctgagagaactggacctgagtggaaataaaataaaaaacacaggagtgaatcacttTTGTGACATACTGAAGGATttacactgtaaactggagaaactgag TCTGAATGACTGTGGCATTACAGATGTTGCTTGTCTGGCTCAATCTTTGACAAACACGAAAGCACTGCAGTTtttaaaagagcttgatctgagcAACAATAACATAGGAGTCTCAAAGGAGCAACTCAGAGATttgctacgagactcaaactgtaaaCTTGAG gtgAACTAG